One segment of Pan paniscus chromosome 20, NHGRI_mPanPan1-v2.0_pri, whole genome shotgun sequence DNA contains the following:
- the SLC6A16 gene encoding orphan sodium- and chloride-dependent neurotransmitter transporter NTT5 isoform X1 has product MVDTEIGVLQPQAKELLEPPGDGRCKELIFSQSLWRECGLGDTLILDFWPTEPSHSLPVLLYLKSQQKFRVAGTWRLRRRIALDVRSPQEDEPSLAEVGAAPESLSEMKTEAQPSTSSLANTSWTGTVISDNVPGSQTWEDKGSLTWSATSWTSEAQVSAARVAEAQARTSQPKQISVLEALTASGLNQKPVHEKVQMTEKKESEVLLARPFWSSKTEYILAQVGFSMKPSCLWRFAYLWLNSGGCSFAAIYIFMLFLVGVPLLFLEMAAGQSMRQGGMGVWKIIAPWIGGVGYSSFMVCFILGLYFNVVNSWIIFYMSQSFQFPVPWEKCPLTMNSSGFDPECERTTPSIYFWYQQALKASDRIEDGGSPVYSLVLPFFLCWCLVGAFMINGLKSTGKVIYVLVLLPCFIIVGFFIRTLLLEGAKFGLQQLVVAKISDVYNMSVWSLAGGQVLSNTGIGLGSVASLASYMPQSNNCLSDAFLVSVINLLTLLIFTSFNFCVLGFWATVITHRCCERNAEILLKLINLGKLPPDAKPPVNLLYNPTSIYNAWLSGLPQHIKSMVLREVTECNIETQFLKASEGPKFAFLSFVEAMSFLPPSVFWSFIFFLMLLAMGLSSAIGIMQGIITPLQDTFSFFRKHTKLLIVGVFLLMFVCGLFFTQPSGSYFIRLLSDYWIVFPIIVIVVFETMAVSWAYGARRFLADLTILLGHPISPVFGWLWPHLCPVVLLIIFVTTMVHLCMKPITYMSWDSSTSKEVLRPYPPWALLLMITLFAIVILPIPAYFVYCRIHRIPFRPKSGDGPMTASTSLPLSHQLTPSKEVQKEEILQVDETKYPSTCNVTS; this is encoded by the exons cacacTCCTTGCCCGTTCTCTTGTATTTGAAGAGCCAACAGAAGTTCAGAGTGGCGGGAACTTGGAGACTAAGGAGGAGAATAGCCCTAGATGTGAG GTCTCCTCAGGAAGATGAACCCTCCCTTGCAGAAGTGGGAGCTGCCCCAGAGAGTCTGTCTGAGATGAAGACAGAGGCCCAGCCTTCGACATCCTCGCTGGCAAACACCTCATGGACTGGCACAGTGATTTCTGACAATGTCCCAGGAAGTCAAACGTGGGAAGACAAGGGTTCATTGACCTGGTCTGCAACATCTTGGACCTCAGAGGCCCAAGTTTCAGCAGCCCGGGTTGCAGAGGCTCAGGCCAGGACCAGTCAGCCCAAGCAAATTTCTGTATTGGAGGCGTTAACTGCCTCAGGCCTGAACCAGAAACCCGTGCATGAGAAGGTGCAGatgacagagaagaaagagagtgaGGTCCTCCTTGCCCGACCGTTCTGGTCCAGCAAAACTGAGTATATTCTGGCTCAGGTGGGCTTCTCTATGAAGCCATCTTGTCTCTGGCGCTTTGCCTACCTGTGGCTTAACAGTGGAGGCT GCAGTTTCGCTGCCATCTACATCTTCATGCTGTTCCTGGTCGGggttcctcttctcttcctggaGATGGCAGCTGGTCAGAGCATGCGTCAGGGTGGCATGGGTGTATGGAAGATCATTGCCCCCTGGATTGGTGGTGTGGGGTATTCTAGCTTCATG GTGTGCTTCATCCTCGGCCTGTACTTCAATGTGGTCAATTCCTGGATCATCTTCTACATGAGCCAGTCCTTCCAGTTTCCCGTTCCATGGGAGAAATGTCCCTTAACGATGAACTCTAGTGGCTTTG ATCCTGAATGTGAACGGACAACACCCTCCATATACTTCTGGTACCAGCAGGCCTTGAAGGCCTCAGACAGAATCGAGGATGGCGGGTCACCAGTCTACAGTCTGGTCCTGCCCTTCTTTCTTTGCTGGTGTCTTGTTGGTGCTTTCATGATCAATGGGCTCAAGTCCACTGGGAAG GTAATCTATGTCTTGGTACTGCTCCCCTGTTTCATCATTGTCGGTTTCTTCATCCGGACTCTACTCCTGGAAGGGGCAAAATTTGGCCTTCAACAGTTGGTGGTTGCCAAG aTATCGGATGTGTACAATATGAGTGTGTGGTCTCTAGCAGGGGGTCAAGTTTTGTCTAACACAGGCATAGGCCTTGGCTCCGTTGCCTCCTTAGCCTCCTACATGCCGCAGTCCAACAACTGTCTCAGTGATGCCTTTCTCGTGTCTGTGATAAACCTGCTCACTTTGTTGATTTTCACATCTTTCAACTTCTGTGTCCTGGGCTTCTGGGCGACAGTCATCACACATCGCTGCTGTGAGAG GAATGCTGAAATACTTTTAAAGCTGATAAACCTAGGGAAACTGCCTCCTGACGCCAAGCCCCCTGTCAACCTGCTTTACAACCCAACCTCCATCTACAATGCCTGGCTCAGTGGCCTTCCCCAGCACATCAAAAGCATGGTTCTCCGCGAGGTGACTGAGTGCAACATAGAGACTCAGTTTCTTAAG GCTAGCGAGGGCCCAAAGTTTGCATTCCTGTCCTTTGTTGAAGCCATGTCCTTCCTTCCTCCGTCTGTCTTCTGGTCTTTTATCTTCTTCCTGATGTTGCTGGCCATGGGGCTGAGCAGCGCAATAGGGATTATGCAGGGCATCATTACTCCACTCCAGGACACCTTCTCTTTCTTCAGGAAACATACAAAGCTGCTCATAG TGGGAGTCTTTTTGCTCATGTTCGTGTGCGGCCTCTTCTTCACTCAACCTTCAGGCAGCTACTTCATCAGACTGCTGAGTGACTACTGGATAGTCTTCCCCATCATCGTCATTGTCGTATTTGAAACCATGGCTGTATCCTGGGCCTATGGGGCCAGGAG GTTCCTTGCAGACCTGACGATCCTGTTGGGCCACCCCATCTCTCCCGTCTTTGGTTGGCTGTGGCCCCATCTGTGTCCAGTTGTGCTGCTAATCATCTTTGTGACCACGATGGTTCATCTTTGTATGAAGCCGATCACCTACATGTCCTGGGACTCAAGCACT TCAAAAGAGGTGCTTCGACCATACCCACCATGGGCACTGCTCTTGATGATCACCCTTTTTGCCATTGTCATCCTCCCCATCCCTGCATACTTTGTATACTGCCGCATACATAGGATTCCCTTCAGGCCCAAGAGCGGAGACGGGCCTATGACAGCCTCCACATCCCTACCACTAAGTCACCAGCTAACACCCAGTAAAGAGgttcaaaaggaagaaattctacAAGTTGATGAAACAAAGTACCCATCAACTTGTAATGTGACTTCCTAA
- the SLC6A16 gene encoding orphan sodium- and chloride-dependent neurotransmitter transporter NTT5 isoform X4 — protein sequence MRRESAGKAARQADRGVSAKPICRRLKGPEEIARLLSWGFFTLIFVRLAGLKNLAEALGLGSPQEDEPSLAEVGAAPESLSEMKTEAQPSTSSLANTSWTGTVISDNVPGSQTWEDKGSLTWSATSWTSEAQVSAARVAEAQARTSQPKQISVLEALTASGLNQKPVHEKVQMTEKKESEVLLARPFWSSKTEYILAQVGFSMKPSCLWRFAYLWLNSGGCSFAAIYIFMLFLVGVPLLFLEMAAGQSMRQGGMGVWKIIAPWIGGVGYSSFMVCFILGLYFNVVNSWIIFYMSQSFQFPVPWEKCPLTMNSSGFDPECERTTPSIYFWYQQALKASDRIEDGGSPVYSLVLPFFLCWCLVGAFMINGLKSTGKISDVYNMSVWSLAGGQVLSNTGIGLGSVASLASYMPQSNNCLSDAFLVSVINLLTLLIFTSFNFCVLGFWATVITHRCCERNAEILLKLINLGKLPPDAKPPVNLLYNPTSIYNAWLSGLPQHIKSMVLREVTECNIETQFLKASEGPKFAFLSFVEAMSFLPPSVFWSFIFFLMLLAMGLSSAIGIMQGIITPLQDTFSFFRKHTKLLIVGVFLLMFVCGLFFTQPSGSYFIRLLSDYWIVFPIIVIVVFETMAVSWAYGARRFLADLTILLGHPISPVFGWLWPHLCPVVLLIIFVTTMVHLCMKPITYMSWDSSTSKEVLRPYPPWALLLMITLFAIVILPIPAYFVYCRIHRIPFRPKSGDGPMTASTSLPLSHQLTPSKEVQKEEILQVDETKYPSTCNVTS from the exons GTCTCCTCAGGAAGATGAACCCTCCCTTGCAGAAGTGGGAGCTGCCCCAGAGAGTCTGTCTGAGATGAAGACAGAGGCCCAGCCTTCGACATCCTCGCTGGCAAACACCTCATGGACTGGCACAGTGATTTCTGACAATGTCCCAGGAAGTCAAACGTGGGAAGACAAGGGTTCATTGACCTGGTCTGCAACATCTTGGACCTCAGAGGCCCAAGTTTCAGCAGCCCGGGTTGCAGAGGCTCAGGCCAGGACCAGTCAGCCCAAGCAAATTTCTGTATTGGAGGCGTTAACTGCCTCAGGCCTGAACCAGAAACCCGTGCATGAGAAGGTGCAGatgacagagaagaaagagagtgaGGTCCTCCTTGCCCGACCGTTCTGGTCCAGCAAAACTGAGTATATTCTGGCTCAGGTGGGCTTCTCTATGAAGCCATCTTGTCTCTGGCGCTTTGCCTACCTGTGGCTTAACAGTGGAGGCT GCAGTTTCGCTGCCATCTACATCTTCATGCTGTTCCTGGTCGGggttcctcttctcttcctggaGATGGCAGCTGGTCAGAGCATGCGTCAGGGTGGCATGGGTGTATGGAAGATCATTGCCCCCTGGATTGGTGGTGTGGGGTATTCTAGCTTCATG GTGTGCTTCATCCTCGGCCTGTACTTCAATGTGGTCAATTCCTGGATCATCTTCTACATGAGCCAGTCCTTCCAGTTTCCCGTTCCATGGGAGAAATGTCCCTTAACGATGAACTCTAGTGGCTTTG ATCCTGAATGTGAACGGACAACACCCTCCATATACTTCTGGTACCAGCAGGCCTTGAAGGCCTCAGACAGAATCGAGGATGGCGGGTCACCAGTCTACAGTCTGGTCCTGCCCTTCTTTCTTTGCTGGTGTCTTGTTGGTGCTTTCATGATCAATGGGCTCAAGTCCACTGGGAAG aTATCGGATGTGTACAATATGAGTGTGTGGTCTCTAGCAGGGGGTCAAGTTTTGTCTAACACAGGCATAGGCCTTGGCTCCGTTGCCTCCTTAGCCTCCTACATGCCGCAGTCCAACAACTGTCTCAGTGATGCCTTTCTCGTGTCTGTGATAAACCTGCTCACTTTGTTGATTTTCACATCTTTCAACTTCTGTGTCCTGGGCTTCTGGGCGACAGTCATCACACATCGCTGCTGTGAGAG GAATGCTGAAATACTTTTAAAGCTGATAAACCTAGGGAAACTGCCTCCTGACGCCAAGCCCCCTGTCAACCTGCTTTACAACCCAACCTCCATCTACAATGCCTGGCTCAGTGGCCTTCCCCAGCACATCAAAAGCATGGTTCTCCGCGAGGTGACTGAGTGCAACATAGAGACTCAGTTTCTTAAG GCTAGCGAGGGCCCAAAGTTTGCATTCCTGTCCTTTGTTGAAGCCATGTCCTTCCTTCCTCCGTCTGTCTTCTGGTCTTTTATCTTCTTCCTGATGTTGCTGGCCATGGGGCTGAGCAGCGCAATAGGGATTATGCAGGGCATCATTACTCCACTCCAGGACACCTTCTCTTTCTTCAGGAAACATACAAAGCTGCTCATAG TGGGAGTCTTTTTGCTCATGTTCGTGTGCGGCCTCTTCTTCACTCAACCTTCAGGCAGCTACTTCATCAGACTGCTGAGTGACTACTGGATAGTCTTCCCCATCATCGTCATTGTCGTATTTGAAACCATGGCTGTATCCTGGGCCTATGGGGCCAGGAG GTTCCTTGCAGACCTGACGATCCTGTTGGGCCACCCCATCTCTCCCGTCTTTGGTTGGCTGTGGCCCCATCTGTGTCCAGTTGTGCTGCTAATCATCTTTGTGACCACGATGGTTCATCTTTGTATGAAGCCGATCACCTACATGTCCTGGGACTCAAGCACT TCAAAAGAGGTGCTTCGACCATACCCACCATGGGCACTGCTCTTGATGATCACCCTTTTTGCCATTGTCATCCTCCCCATCCCTGCATACTTTGTATACTGCCGCATACATAGGATTCCCTTCAGGCCCAAGAGCGGAGACGGGCCTATGACAGCCTCCACATCCCTACCACTAAGTCACCAGCTAACACCCAGTAAAGAGgttcaaaaggaagaaattctacAAGTTGATGAAACAAAGTACCCATCAACTTGTAATGTGACTTCCTAA
- the SLC6A16 gene encoding orphan sodium- and chloride-dependent neurotransmitter transporter NTT5 isoform X3 — MRRESAGKAARQADRGVSAKPICRRLKGPEEIARLLSWGFFTLIFVRLAGLKNLAEALGLGSPQEDEPSLAEVGAAPESLSEMKTEAQPSTSSLANTSWTGTVISDNVPGSQTWEDKGSLTWSATSWTSEAQVSAARVAEAQARTSQPKQISVLEALTASGLNQKPVHEKVQMTEKKESEVLLARPFWSSKTEYILAQVGFSMKPSCLWRFAYLWLNSGGCSFAAIYIFMLFLVGVPLLFLEMAAGQSMRQGGMGVWKIIAPWIGGVGYSSFMVCFILGLYFNVVNSWIIFYMSQSFQFPVPWEKCPLTMNSSGFDPECERTTPSIYFWYQQALKASDRIEDGGSPVYSLVLPFFLCWCLVGAFMINGLKSTGKVIYVLVLLPCFIIVGFFIRTLLLEGAKFGLQQLVVAKISDVYNMSVWSLAGGQVLSNTGIGLGSVASLASYMPQSNNCLSDAFLVSVINLLTLLIFTSFNFCVLGFWATVITHRCCERNAEILLKLINLGKLPPDAKPPVNLLYNPTSIYNAWLSGLPQHIKSMVLREVTECNIETQFLKASEGPKFAFLSFVEAMSFLPPSVFWSFIFFLMLLAMGLSSAIGIMQGIITPLQDTFSFFRKHTKLLIGSYFIRLLSDYWIVFPIIVIVVFETMAVSWAYGARRFLADLTILLGHPISPVFGWLWPHLCPVVLLIIFVTTMVHLCMKPITYMSWDSSTSKEVLRPYPPWALLLMITLFAIVILPIPAYFVYCRIHRIPFRPKSGDGPMTASTSLPLSHQLTPSKEVQKEEILQVDETKYPSTCNVTS, encoded by the exons GTCTCCTCAGGAAGATGAACCCTCCCTTGCAGAAGTGGGAGCTGCCCCAGAGAGTCTGTCTGAGATGAAGACAGAGGCCCAGCCTTCGACATCCTCGCTGGCAAACACCTCATGGACTGGCACAGTGATTTCTGACAATGTCCCAGGAAGTCAAACGTGGGAAGACAAGGGTTCATTGACCTGGTCTGCAACATCTTGGACCTCAGAGGCCCAAGTTTCAGCAGCCCGGGTTGCAGAGGCTCAGGCCAGGACCAGTCAGCCCAAGCAAATTTCTGTATTGGAGGCGTTAACTGCCTCAGGCCTGAACCAGAAACCCGTGCATGAGAAGGTGCAGatgacagagaagaaagagagtgaGGTCCTCCTTGCCCGACCGTTCTGGTCCAGCAAAACTGAGTATATTCTGGCTCAGGTGGGCTTCTCTATGAAGCCATCTTGTCTCTGGCGCTTTGCCTACCTGTGGCTTAACAGTGGAGGCT GCAGTTTCGCTGCCATCTACATCTTCATGCTGTTCCTGGTCGGggttcctcttctcttcctggaGATGGCAGCTGGTCAGAGCATGCGTCAGGGTGGCATGGGTGTATGGAAGATCATTGCCCCCTGGATTGGTGGTGTGGGGTATTCTAGCTTCATG GTGTGCTTCATCCTCGGCCTGTACTTCAATGTGGTCAATTCCTGGATCATCTTCTACATGAGCCAGTCCTTCCAGTTTCCCGTTCCATGGGAGAAATGTCCCTTAACGATGAACTCTAGTGGCTTTG ATCCTGAATGTGAACGGACAACACCCTCCATATACTTCTGGTACCAGCAGGCCTTGAAGGCCTCAGACAGAATCGAGGATGGCGGGTCACCAGTCTACAGTCTGGTCCTGCCCTTCTTTCTTTGCTGGTGTCTTGTTGGTGCTTTCATGATCAATGGGCTCAAGTCCACTGGGAAG GTAATCTATGTCTTGGTACTGCTCCCCTGTTTCATCATTGTCGGTTTCTTCATCCGGACTCTACTCCTGGAAGGGGCAAAATTTGGCCTTCAACAGTTGGTGGTTGCCAAG aTATCGGATGTGTACAATATGAGTGTGTGGTCTCTAGCAGGGGGTCAAGTTTTGTCTAACACAGGCATAGGCCTTGGCTCCGTTGCCTCCTTAGCCTCCTACATGCCGCAGTCCAACAACTGTCTCAGTGATGCCTTTCTCGTGTCTGTGATAAACCTGCTCACTTTGTTGATTTTCACATCTTTCAACTTCTGTGTCCTGGGCTTCTGGGCGACAGTCATCACACATCGCTGCTGTGAGAG GAATGCTGAAATACTTTTAAAGCTGATAAACCTAGGGAAACTGCCTCCTGACGCCAAGCCCCCTGTCAACCTGCTTTACAACCCAACCTCCATCTACAATGCCTGGCTCAGTGGCCTTCCCCAGCACATCAAAAGCATGGTTCTCCGCGAGGTGACTGAGTGCAACATAGAGACTCAGTTTCTTAAG GCTAGCGAGGGCCCAAAGTTTGCATTCCTGTCCTTTGTTGAAGCCATGTCCTTCCTTCCTCCGTCTGTCTTCTGGTCTTTTATCTTCTTCCTGATGTTGCTGGCCATGGGGCTGAGCAGCGCAATAGGGATTATGCAGGGCATCATTACTCCACTCCAGGACACCTTCTCTTTCTTCAGGAAACATACAAAGCTGCTCATAG GCAGCTACTTCATCAGACTGCTGAGTGACTACTGGATAGTCTTCCCCATCATCGTCATTGTCGTATTTGAAACCATGGCTGTATCCTGGGCCTATGGGGCCAGGAG GTTCCTTGCAGACCTGACGATCCTGTTGGGCCACCCCATCTCTCCCGTCTTTGGTTGGCTGTGGCCCCATCTGTGTCCAGTTGTGCTGCTAATCATCTTTGTGACCACGATGGTTCATCTTTGTATGAAGCCGATCACCTACATGTCCTGGGACTCAAGCACT TCAAAAGAGGTGCTTCGACCATACCCACCATGGGCACTGCTCTTGATGATCACCCTTTTTGCCATTGTCATCCTCCCCATCCCTGCATACTTTGTATACTGCCGCATACATAGGATTCCCTTCAGGCCCAAGAGCGGAGACGGGCCTATGACAGCCTCCACATCCCTACCACTAAGTCACCAGCTAACACCCAGTAAAGAGgttcaaaaggaagaaattctacAAGTTGATGAAACAAAGTACCCATCAACTTGTAATGTGACTTCCTAA
- the SLC6A16 gene encoding orphan sodium- and chloride-dependent neurotransmitter transporter NTT5 isoform X2 — MRRESAGKAARQADRGVSAKPICRRLKGPEEIARLLSWGFFTLIFVRLAGLKNLAEALGLGSPQEDEPSLAEVGAAPESLSEMKTEAQPSTSSLANTSWTGTVISDNVPGSQTWEDKGSLTWSATSWTSEAQVSAARVAEAQARTSQPKQISVLEALTASGLNQKPVHEKVQMTEKKESEVLLARPFWSSKTEYILAQVGFSMKPSCLWRFAYLWLNSGGCSFAAIYIFMLFLVGVPLLFLEMAAGQSMRQGGMGVWKIIAPWIGGVGYSSFMVCFILGLYFNVVNSWIIFYMSQSFQFPVPWEKCPLTMNSSGFDPECERTTPSIYFWYQQALKASDRIEDGGSPVYSLVLPFFLCWCLVGAFMINGLKSTGKVIYVLVLLPCFIIVGFFIRTLLLEGAKFGLQQLVVAKISDVYNMSVWSLAGGQVLSNTGIGLGSVASLASYMPQSNNCLSDAFLVSVINLLTLLIFTSFNFCVLGFWATVITHRCCERNAEILLKLINLGKLPPDAKPPVNLLYNPTSIYNAWLSGLPQHIKSMVLREVTECNIETQFLKASEGPKFAFLSFVEAMSFLPPSVFWSFIFFLMLLAMGLSSAIGIMQGIITPLQDTFSFFRKHTKLLIVGVFLLMFVCGLFFTQPSGSYFIRLLSDYWIVFPIIVIVVFETMAVSWAYGARRFLADLTILLGHPISPVFGWLWPHLCPVVLLIIFVTTMVHLCMKPITYMSWDSSTSKEVLRPYPPWALLLMITLFAIVILPIPAYFVYCRIHRIPFRPKSGDGPMTASTSLPLSHQLTPSKEVQKEEILQVDETKYPSTCNVTS; from the exons GTCTCCTCAGGAAGATGAACCCTCCCTTGCAGAAGTGGGAGCTGCCCCAGAGAGTCTGTCTGAGATGAAGACAGAGGCCCAGCCTTCGACATCCTCGCTGGCAAACACCTCATGGACTGGCACAGTGATTTCTGACAATGTCCCAGGAAGTCAAACGTGGGAAGACAAGGGTTCATTGACCTGGTCTGCAACATCTTGGACCTCAGAGGCCCAAGTTTCAGCAGCCCGGGTTGCAGAGGCTCAGGCCAGGACCAGTCAGCCCAAGCAAATTTCTGTATTGGAGGCGTTAACTGCCTCAGGCCTGAACCAGAAACCCGTGCATGAGAAGGTGCAGatgacagagaagaaagagagtgaGGTCCTCCTTGCCCGACCGTTCTGGTCCAGCAAAACTGAGTATATTCTGGCTCAGGTGGGCTTCTCTATGAAGCCATCTTGTCTCTGGCGCTTTGCCTACCTGTGGCTTAACAGTGGAGGCT GCAGTTTCGCTGCCATCTACATCTTCATGCTGTTCCTGGTCGGggttcctcttctcttcctggaGATGGCAGCTGGTCAGAGCATGCGTCAGGGTGGCATGGGTGTATGGAAGATCATTGCCCCCTGGATTGGTGGTGTGGGGTATTCTAGCTTCATG GTGTGCTTCATCCTCGGCCTGTACTTCAATGTGGTCAATTCCTGGATCATCTTCTACATGAGCCAGTCCTTCCAGTTTCCCGTTCCATGGGAGAAATGTCCCTTAACGATGAACTCTAGTGGCTTTG ATCCTGAATGTGAACGGACAACACCCTCCATATACTTCTGGTACCAGCAGGCCTTGAAGGCCTCAGACAGAATCGAGGATGGCGGGTCACCAGTCTACAGTCTGGTCCTGCCCTTCTTTCTTTGCTGGTGTCTTGTTGGTGCTTTCATGATCAATGGGCTCAAGTCCACTGGGAAG GTAATCTATGTCTTGGTACTGCTCCCCTGTTTCATCATTGTCGGTTTCTTCATCCGGACTCTACTCCTGGAAGGGGCAAAATTTGGCCTTCAACAGTTGGTGGTTGCCAAG aTATCGGATGTGTACAATATGAGTGTGTGGTCTCTAGCAGGGGGTCAAGTTTTGTCTAACACAGGCATAGGCCTTGGCTCCGTTGCCTCCTTAGCCTCCTACATGCCGCAGTCCAACAACTGTCTCAGTGATGCCTTTCTCGTGTCTGTGATAAACCTGCTCACTTTGTTGATTTTCACATCTTTCAACTTCTGTGTCCTGGGCTTCTGGGCGACAGTCATCACACATCGCTGCTGTGAGAG GAATGCTGAAATACTTTTAAAGCTGATAAACCTAGGGAAACTGCCTCCTGACGCCAAGCCCCCTGTCAACCTGCTTTACAACCCAACCTCCATCTACAATGCCTGGCTCAGTGGCCTTCCCCAGCACATCAAAAGCATGGTTCTCCGCGAGGTGACTGAGTGCAACATAGAGACTCAGTTTCTTAAG GCTAGCGAGGGCCCAAAGTTTGCATTCCTGTCCTTTGTTGAAGCCATGTCCTTCCTTCCTCCGTCTGTCTTCTGGTCTTTTATCTTCTTCCTGATGTTGCTGGCCATGGGGCTGAGCAGCGCAATAGGGATTATGCAGGGCATCATTACTCCACTCCAGGACACCTTCTCTTTCTTCAGGAAACATACAAAGCTGCTCATAG TGGGAGTCTTTTTGCTCATGTTCGTGTGCGGCCTCTTCTTCACTCAACCTTCAGGCAGCTACTTCATCAGACTGCTGAGTGACTACTGGATAGTCTTCCCCATCATCGTCATTGTCGTATTTGAAACCATGGCTGTATCCTGGGCCTATGGGGCCAGGAG GTTCCTTGCAGACCTGACGATCCTGTTGGGCCACCCCATCTCTCCCGTCTTTGGTTGGCTGTGGCCCCATCTGTGTCCAGTTGTGCTGCTAATCATCTTTGTGACCACGATGGTTCATCTTTGTATGAAGCCGATCACCTACATGTCCTGGGACTCAAGCACT TCAAAAGAGGTGCTTCGACCATACCCACCATGGGCACTGCTCTTGATGATCACCCTTTTTGCCATTGTCATCCTCCCCATCCCTGCATACTTTGTATACTGCCGCATACATAGGATTCCCTTCAGGCCCAAGAGCGGAGACGGGCCTATGACAGCCTCCACATCCCTACCACTAAGTCACCAGCTAACACCCAGTAAAGAGgttcaaaaggaagaaattctacAAGTTGATGAAACAAAGTACCCATCAACTTGTAATGTGACTTCCTAA